The following proteins come from a genomic window of Streptomyces sp. Sge12:
- a CDS encoding DUF6959 family protein → MELIEAELFTDPGNDAVVRLPPRRFPGVLIQGDSLSIIRSDVAEIVEACAQGDVDDAHEAATLLLANVDELMDRYESALKAHGIERPYAPRT, encoded by the coding sequence ATGGAACTCATTGAGGCTGAGCTGTTCACGGATCCGGGCAACGACGCGGTGGTACGCCTGCCCCCACGCCGCTTCCCGGGAGTGCTGATTCAGGGCGACTCGCTGTCGATCATCCGCAGCGACGTTGCCGAAATCGTGGAGGCGTGCGCTCAGGGCGACGTCGACGACGCCCACGAGGCAGCAACCCTCCTCCTGGCCAACGTCGACGAACTTATGGACCGCTACGAGAGCGCGTTGAAGGCTCACGGCATCGAGCGCCCCTACGCACCCCGCACGTAG